A stretch of Carassius auratus strain Wakin unplaced genomic scaffold, ASM336829v1 scaf_tig00027515, whole genome shotgun sequence DNA encodes these proteins:
- the LOC113079251 gene encoding B-cell receptor CD22-like, translating to MASLLLLFFLLMIHRVSGADWGVSYSHSDICALKGSTVTIYCTYTYPTGHQIQEMFWTTGPKMHSEKIPDLSKDPEYSQRLQYLGDKQHNCTFRLSHVSQKDSHMYYFRFITDIDKWTGYPGVNLTVTDLQVESPETVKEGDSVRLTCKSSCALTDRATFIWYRNSQPLTEIGDRNNQLLLQSVRREDAGRYSCALQGHKLTSALSAYLSVMYPPKHTFVAVSPCCELVEGNSVTLSCNCDSYPPALNFSWFKGGTFVGSGRIYSISKISSNHSGEYKCKSVTEHGEAYSDAVTLNIMCVGCPVILYIFIGVFIGAAVVIMVVLVWVKKRKDAQESQMNLSRPNHNICQTSDVKIMDTVYENEMAKQDEEEKRHTGVSAKMNQSKTYHNIYQTSDEKLPESVYEDVTPMT from the exons ATGGCTTCTCTTCTTCTGCTGTtctttctgctcatgattcacA GGGTTTCTGGTGCTGATTGGGGTGTGAGTTACAGTCATTCAGACATCTGTGCACTAAAGGGGTCAACAGTGACAATCTACTGCACTTATACATACCCTACTGGACATCAGATCCAGGAAATGTTCTGGACCACAGGACCAAAAATGCATAGTGAAAAAATTCCAGATCTGTCTAAGGACCCTGAATACAGTCAGAGGCTTCAGTATCTTGGAGATAAACAGCATAACTGCACCTTTAGACTGAGTCATGTGTCACAGAAGGATTCACACATGTACTATTTCAGATTCATAACCGATATAGATAAATGGACCGGTTATCCAGGAGTGAATCTTACTGTCACAG atcttCAGGTGGAGTCTCCTGAGACAGTGAAAGAGGGAGATTCAGTCCGTCTGACATGTAAAAGCAGCTGCGCTCTGACTGACAGAGCAACATTCATCTGGTACAGAAACTCACAGCCATTAACTGAGATAGGAGACAGAAACAATCAACTCctgctgcagtcagtcagaagagagGATGCAGGCAGATACAGCTGTGCTCTACAGGGACACAAACTCACATCAGCACTCTCTGCTTATCTCAGTGTTATGT ATCCTCCAAAGCACACATTTGTAGCAGTGAGTCCATGTTGTGAACTAGTAGAGGGTAATTCAGTGACTCTGAGCTGCAACTGTGATTCATAtcctcctgctctgaacttcagctggtttaaaggaggaacatttgtaggatctggaagaatctacagcatctcaaagatcagctctaatcacagtggagaatacaagtgcaagtccGTTACTGAACATGGAGAGGCATACTCTGATGCTGTGACTTTAAATATCATGT GTGTAGGATGTCCTGTGATATTGTACATATTCATTGGAGTGTTTATTGGAGCTGCAGTTGTTATAATGGTGGTCCTGGTTTG GGTGAAAAAGAGAAAAGACGCACAGGAGTCTCAG atgaacCTGTCCAGACCTAATCACAACATATGTCAAACATCTGATGTGAAGATTATGGATACTgtatatgaaaatgaaatg gcAAAGCAGGATGAAGAAGAGAAAAGACACACAGGAGTCTCAG cAAAGATGAATCAGTCTAAAACTTATCACAACATATATCAAACTTCGGATGAGAAGTTGCCCGAATCAGTATATGAAGATGTAACG CCGATGACATAG
- the LOC113079242 gene encoding uncharacterized protein LOC113079242 translates to MKIIWTFTLMIPGVLSSISVTGYSGEGVNITCKYDRRYTDNNKYFCKGQNPGCTDLIKMYKKNGEKRVDSGRFSLYDDPSAAFFTVTIRDVSEQDSGLYQCAVDIYMAEDVYSEVKLNIVTGEFLLFTAYPSVDPCYNYTVLDDPWRANSSQLSNSYKCDQSVTWSGWYRLFINGLSAQIPDTCVDQYSCGTAAPLWIRGGHPTVQDGVVTRGVCGHWISYCCYYGAYPIEVKACPGNYYVYELVRPKDSNLAYCAVVTNISSTHTTVAPETSSAGKVV, encoded by the exons ATGAAGATCATCTGGACTTTCACTCTGATGATTCCTG GTGTGTTGAGCTCCATCAGTGTGACAGGATATTCGGGAGAAGGAGTCAACATCACATGCAAATATGATAGAAGATATACAGACAATAACAAGTATTTTTGTAAAGGACAGAATCCAGGATGCACTGACCTCATCAAGATGTATAAAAAGAATGGTGAAAAACGGGTTGATTCTGGAAGATTCTCTCTGTATGATGACCCAAGTGCAGCATTTTTTACTGTGACCATCAGAGATGTCAGTGAACAGGATTCTGGGTTATACCAGTGTGCAGTTGATATCTATATGGCTGAAGATGTCTACAGTGAAGTGAAGCTGAATATTGTAACAG gTGAATTTTTATTATTCACAGCTTATCCTTCTGTTGACCCCTGCTACAACTACACTGTGCTGGACGATCCATGGAGAGCCAACAGCAGTCAGCTATCAAACTCCTACAAGTGTGACCAGTCAGTCACCTGGAGCGGCTGGTATCGTCTCTTTATTAACGGTCTGAGTGCTCAGATCCCAGACACATGTGTTGATCAATACAGCTGTGGCACTGCTGCCCCACTGTGGATTCGTGGTGGACACCCAACAGTTCAGGATGGGGTCGTCACTCGAGGTGTCTGTGGTCACTGGATCAGTTACTGCTGCTATTACGGGGCTTACCCCATTGAAGTCAAAGCCTGTCCAGGAAATTATTATGTCTATGAGCTGGTTCGTCCCAAAGATAGCAATTTAGCATACTGTGCag ttGTTACTAACATCAGCAGCACTCATACAACAGTCGCACCAGAGACAAGCTCAGCTGGTAAAGTAGTCTGA